A single region of the Rhizobium grahamii genome encodes:
- a CDS encoding Rieske (2Fe-2S) protein, which translates to MKLNEGWVPVALSSSIEAGTSAGAVVEGSEIVVWRDNSGHAHVWEDRCPHRGMRLSFGFVRGDHIACLYHGWQYDTAGQCRYIPAHPALDVPETIKVPIYRAREQYGIIWATTSADVPLLDIDASSGITPVRSLYVDRPVDEVKASFLADGMTLVADQVGRLIAGSDTLLLAFQSTASGKSAVHIVLLGSPDVNGGALQKHYAQWSETTRARLEEQTARVVEIA; encoded by the coding sequence ATGAAGTTGAACGAGGGGTGGGTCCCGGTCGCGCTATCGTCGTCGATCGAAGCCGGAACGTCGGCGGGTGCCGTTGTCGAAGGGAGCGAGATCGTCGTGTGGCGCGACAACAGCGGTCACGCGCATGTCTGGGAGGACCGTTGTCCGCATCGCGGCATGCGACTGAGCTTCGGTTTCGTGCGTGGCGATCACATCGCCTGTCTGTACCATGGCTGGCAGTACGATACCGCCGGCCAGTGCCGATACATCCCCGCCCATCCGGCCCTCGATGTCCCGGAGACAATCAAGGTGCCGATCTATCGGGCGCGCGAACAGTACGGAATCATCTGGGCAACAACGTCTGCGGACGTCCCACTGCTCGACATCGACGCCTCGTCCGGCATCACGCCAGTCAGAAGCCTCTATGTCGACCGGCCAGTTGACGAAGTGAAGGCTTCGTTTCTGGCGGATGGCATGACCCTGGTTGCGGACCAGGTCGGTCGTCTGATTGCCGGGAGCGACACGCTGCTGCTGGCGTTTCAGTCCACGGCATCAGGCAAGAGCGCCGTGCACATCGTTCTGCTCGGATCGCCGGACGTCAACGGCGGAGCACTGCAGAAGCATTACGCGCAATGGTCCGAAACCACCCGCGCCCGCCTTGAAGAGCAGACGGCTCGCGTCGTGGAGATCGCCTGA
- a CDS encoding thiamine pyrophosphate-binding protein: protein MKKSAVDAVIRGLKKAGVSIVCYLPDSLFKELYPALDADPDIRTIRVTNEGEGAAICGGVFLSGKRAALIMENSGLRASVEPLARMGLGAGIPVVMLMSYRGELGENNWWAIPHGITMEPVLDALRIPYRVVREEDAIEQSIADAYNWSYAAYYHSAIALGGEIVR, encoded by the coding sequence ATGAAAAAATCCGCAGTGGATGCCGTCATCAGAGGCTTGAAGAAAGCCGGTGTCAGCATCGTTTGTTATCTTCCAGACTCGCTTTTCAAGGAACTGTACCCGGCACTCGATGCCGATCCTGATATCCGTACCATTCGTGTCACGAATGAGGGCGAGGGGGCTGCCATCTGTGGTGGTGTGTTCCTGTCCGGAAAGCGCGCCGCGCTGATCATGGAGAACTCAGGATTGCGCGCATCCGTCGAGCCGCTTGCCCGCATGGGCCTTGGCGCCGGCATCCCTGTCGTCATGCTGATGAGCTACCGCGGCGAGCTTGGCGAAAACAACTGGTGGGCAATACCGCACGGCATCACAATGGAACCGGTGCTGGATGCGCTGCGCATTCCGTATCGTGTCGTTCGCGAGGAAGACGCCATCGAGCAGTCGATTGCCGACGCTTACAACTGGTCCTACGCCGCCTACTACCATTCGGCCATCGCCCTTGGCGGGGAGATCGTTCGATGA
- a CDS encoding glutathione S-transferase family protein, translating into MPEITLYDYELDESGYRARLLLSMLGLTWKTRAVDMFPGQEHKKPALLSLNPLGALPILQDGDLVLYGASAILLYLAKAYDTEKRFLPDDAAGFGAVCKWLGFSDTALAPAIQARLQALFNTAGEEATQRAQARKAFRIMDDHMTARHFDGKEWFVGNAPTLADLSLFPSFALSRDYGIDHDEYPALRRWIRRFRAIEGFNTMPGIPDYH; encoded by the coding sequence ATGCCCGAAATTACGCTTTACGACTACGAGTTGGATGAATCCGGTTACCGGGCGCGCCTGTTGCTCTCCATGCTCGGCCTGACATGGAAGACGCGTGCCGTCGATATGTTCCCGGGGCAGGAGCACAAGAAGCCGGCCCTGCTTTCGCTGAACCCGCTCGGCGCGCTGCCCATCCTGCAGGATGGTGACCTCGTGCTTTATGGTGCCAGCGCGATCCTTCTCTACCTGGCCAAGGCGTACGATACCGAAAAGCGCTTCCTGCCGGACGATGCGGCGGGGTTTGGTGCGGTCTGCAAGTGGCTGGGCTTCAGCGATACCGCACTTGCGCCCGCGATCCAGGCGCGGCTGCAGGCACTCTTCAACACCGCTGGAGAAGAGGCCACGCAACGAGCGCAGGCGCGGAAGGCCTTCCGTATCATGGACGATCACATGACCGCCCGGCACTTCGACGGCAAGGAATGGTTTGTGGGGAACGCACCGACGCTGGCCGACCTCTCGCTGTTTCCTTCATTCGCGCTGAGCCGAGACTACGGCATCGATCACGATGAGTATCCTGCATTGCGGCGCTGGATCCGGCGTTTTCGAGCCATCGAGGGCTTCAATACAATGCCCGGAATTCCCGACTATCATTGA
- a CDS encoding BMP family ABC transporter substrate-binding protein codes for MIDLRTLSRRGFLNMSAAGAAAVMLPAGLARQALAASPLPAIKEEDAVIGFGHVGPISDEGWTWAHHQGLLAVKEAYPKLKKILEVENIPYSADATRTYRQFVSEGANMIFDTSSNGDFLHEVVKRATDVAFMECNGHITMDNLGWYYLAHWYPTYVLGVAAGHLSKTGKLGYVASFPVASVYASTNAFLMGARTVNPNATVQTIVINSWFDPQAATQAGTALIDNGCDFLFGIMDEAGYLQVAEKRGVWAAMWNTDIRRYGPNSYVSSILIDFTKFYVDQVGKRLAGTWAPSEQLFAMGAGVDRDKWGEKVPADVAAAADAVREKIMGGWSPFTGELKDSTGKVRVAAGQTMTELELYNWDWSVEGVTGLTS; via the coding sequence ATGATTGACTTGCGTACGCTTTCCCGCCGCGGATTTCTGAACATGAGCGCTGCCGGTGCAGCGGCAGTGATGCTGCCGGCCGGCCTCGCCCGCCAGGCTCTTGCCGCCTCGCCGCTGCCGGCGATCAAGGAGGAAGACGCCGTCATCGGCTTCGGGCACGTCGGGCCGATCTCCGACGAAGGCTGGACATGGGCGCACCATCAGGGCCTGCTGGCCGTCAAGGAAGCCTATCCGAAGCTCAAGAAGATCCTCGAAGTCGAAAACATCCCCTATTCCGCCGACGCCACGCGCACCTATCGCCAGTTCGTCTCCGAAGGCGCGAACATGATCTTCGACACCTCCTCGAACGGCGACTTCCTGCATGAGGTGGTCAAGCGCGCGACGGATGTGGCCTTCATGGAGTGCAACGGCCACATTACGATGGACAATCTCGGCTGGTACTACCTTGCCCACTGGTATCCGACTTATGTCCTCGGCGTTGCCGCGGGTCATCTGTCGAAGACCGGCAAGCTCGGCTATGTCGCCTCCTTCCCGGTTGCTTCCGTCTACGCGTCGACCAATGCCTTCCTGATGGGCGCGCGCACCGTCAACCCGAATGCAACGGTTCAGACGATCGTCATCAACTCCTGGTTCGACCCGCAGGCGGCAACGCAGGCCGGTACGGCGCTGATCGACAATGGCTGCGACTTCCTGTTCGGCATCATGGACGAAGCCGGCTATCTGCAGGTCGCGGAAAAGCGCGGCGTCTGGGCGGCCATGTGGAACACCGACATCCGTCGCTACGGCCCGAACTCCTACGTCTCGTCGATCCTGATCGACTTCACCAAGTTCTACGTCGATCAGGTCGGCAAGCGTCTTGCCGGCACCTGGGCGCCGAGCGAGCAGCTGTTTGCGATGGGCGCGGGCGTCGATCGCGACAAGTGGGGCGAGAAGGTTCCGGCCGACGTTGCCGCAGCCGCCGACGCTGTCCGCGAGAAGATCATGGGTGGCTGGTCGCCGTTCACCGGCGAACTGAAGGACTCCACCGGCAAGGTGCGTGTCGCGGCCGGCCAGACGATGACCGAACTCGAACTCTACAACTGGGATTGGTCGGTCGAGGGTGTCACCGGCCTCACCTCCTAA
- a CDS encoding LysR family transcriptional regulator: MDPYRLGLVATRIHYFQLVARLGSIRQAAQALNVAPSSVSRILRQLEEELGTPLFERVRQRLKLTSAGELMLYHARLSLSELNRACSEINDLHGLHRGTVSVAVIESVARGIMPRALQEFWQRHPGITVNVRVMGSQQAANAVSEGECDLALVFDVKVPRNVRRIATVSLPLGVLALPESRFAEKKEIRLFDLAGEQVILSDASLTLGSWIEEAFSRQLVDLNHRARTNSIGLMVDLAKRNLGTVLQTRIGIEQEIAEGSLKFVPLRDPKLNARKLMLLSRSEKEMSDASAALGKLLGQSIDRPDND, translated from the coding sequence ATGGATCCATACCGCCTGGGCCTTGTCGCGACCCGCATCCACTACTTTCAGCTGGTCGCCAGACTTGGCTCCATCCGCCAAGCGGCCCAGGCGCTCAACGTTGCTCCCTCCTCGGTCAGCCGGATTCTCCGCCAGCTCGAGGAGGAACTGGGCACGCCGCTGTTCGAGCGTGTTCGTCAGCGCCTGAAACTGACAAGCGCCGGCGAGCTGATGCTGTACCACGCGCGCCTCAGCCTCTCGGAGCTAAACCGCGCCTGCAGCGAAATCAACGATCTGCACGGCCTCCATCGTGGCACTGTGTCGGTGGCCGTGATCGAAAGTGTTGCGCGTGGGATCATGCCGCGTGCCCTACAGGAGTTCTGGCAACGGCATCCCGGCATAACCGTCAACGTCAGGGTGATGGGGTCGCAGCAAGCTGCGAACGCCGTTTCGGAGGGGGAGTGCGACCTCGCCCTCGTCTTCGACGTGAAGGTCCCGCGCAATGTTCGCCGGATCGCAACCGTGTCGTTGCCCCTCGGCGTGCTCGCCTTGCCGGAGAGCCGGTTCGCCGAGAAGAAGGAAATCAGGCTTTTCGACCTCGCCGGCGAACAGGTGATCCTTTCGGACGCCAGTCTGACCCTTGGGAGCTGGATCGAAGAGGCCTTCAGCCGCCAGCTTGTCGACCTGAACCACCGCGCGAGAACCAATTCGATCGGGCTGATGGTCGATCTCGCGAAGCGAAACCTCGGCACGGTGTTGCAGACCCGGATCGGGATCGAACAGGAAATCGCCGAAGGAAGCCTGAAATTCGTGCCGTTGCGCGATCCGAAGCTGAATGCCCGCAAGCTCATGCTGCTGTCGCGCTCTGAAAAGGAAATGTCTGACGCATCAGCCGCGCTTGGCAAGTTGCTAGGGCAATCGATCGATCGCCCCGATAACGATTAG
- a CDS encoding adenine deaminase: MSTLNRFSVKPLSTLTRTLADVAFGRRDPDLVIQGARVLSTYSERILADKEVWVSNGRIAAVKPSGSYKSGAARLYDARGGIIAPGLVDPHIHIESSMVTACAYAEAALLNGTTTIFCDSHEIGNVMDVAGVEAMLEDARHAPLSIFLTVPSTVPATSPALETAGGDLTPEKIAALFDNWPEAVALGEKMDFVQVAMGDERSHAILAAALSRGRPVSGHVYGREFVAAYAASGVTDTHEAIDREIADDLLEAGIWLFLRGGPPTTPWHSLPHAIKTITELGASHKRIAVCTDDRDADDLLQFGLDWVTREAIMAGMKPEQAWAMGSLHGATRFGMENEIGGLGGGRRADLVLLNDDLVPVNTWYGGELVVEQRKVTPVLEEALSKPYRYPEAAYHTVKLPKSLKLTPDLPTETVVAHTIKTELPGITLGHVTVTLEPANDWQTHFDRHDLCFVTVVERHGKSTGNVAHGLLNSFGLEKGAVASSVGHDSHNIIIAGTNESDMQIALKAIEEKQGGVCVVMDGKVTAMVPLPVAGLLSDKRVHEVAEEVKALKVEWEKAGCTIAYMGFNLIPLSVIPEIRITDKGLVLVPEMGLQQLFETI; this comes from the coding sequence ATGAGCACTTTAAATCGCTTTTCCGTAAAGCCGCTGTCGACGCTGACGCGGACCCTGGCGGACGTCGCCTTCGGTCGACGCGATCCGGATCTTGTCATTCAGGGCGCCAGGGTCCTGTCCACCTACTCAGAGCGCATTCTTGCCGACAAGGAAGTCTGGGTTTCAAACGGGCGCATCGCAGCCGTCAAACCATCGGGCAGCTACAAGAGCGGCGCTGCGCGACTCTATGATGCGCGCGGTGGTATTATCGCGCCGGGCCTTGTCGATCCTCACATCCATATCGAATCCAGCATGGTCACTGCCTGCGCCTATGCGGAGGCGGCATTGCTCAACGGAACGACGACGATCTTTTGCGACAGCCACGAGATTGGCAACGTCATGGACGTCGCGGGCGTCGAGGCGATGCTCGAGGATGCGCGCCATGCGCCCTTGTCGATCTTCCTTACCGTCCCGAGCACCGTTCCGGCAACATCGCCGGCATTGGAAACCGCAGGTGGTGACCTGACGCCGGAGAAGATCGCGGCGCTCTTTGACAACTGGCCGGAAGCCGTTGCTCTTGGGGAGAAGATGGATTTCGTGCAGGTCGCTATGGGTGACGAGCGCAGCCACGCAATTCTCGCCGCGGCCCTCAGCCGTGGGCGGCCGGTTTCGGGCCATGTCTACGGCCGTGAGTTCGTCGCGGCATACGCAGCGTCCGGTGTCACCGACACGCATGAGGCAATCGATCGGGAGATCGCCGACGATCTTCTCGAAGCCGGCATATGGCTGTTCCTCCGTGGCGGTCCACCAACGACGCCATGGCACAGCCTGCCGCACGCGATCAAGACGATCACTGAGCTTGGCGCCTCTCACAAACGCATCGCGGTTTGCACCGACGACCGCGACGCCGATGACCTCCTTCAGTTCGGGCTGGACTGGGTAACCCGCGAGGCTATCATGGCCGGCATGAAACCGGAGCAGGCCTGGGCGATGGGCTCCCTCCACGGAGCGACACGGTTTGGAATGGAAAATGAGATCGGCGGGCTTGGCGGGGGACGCCGCGCCGACCTCGTTCTGCTCAACGATGATCTGGTGCCGGTGAATACCTGGTACGGCGGTGAACTGGTCGTCGAGCAGCGCAAGGTCACACCCGTTCTGGAAGAGGCGCTCTCGAAGCCCTACCGGTATCCCGAGGCCGCTTATCATACCGTCAAGCTGCCGAAGTCCCTGAAGCTGACACCCGATCTGCCGACGGAAACGGTGGTTGCCCATACCATCAAGACCGAACTCCCCGGCATCACGCTCGGCCATGTCACCGTCACGCTGGAACCTGCCAACGACTGGCAAACCCATTTCGACCGGCACGATCTATGCTTCGTGACTGTCGTCGAGAGGCACGGCAAGTCGACGGGCAATGTGGCGCACGGTCTGTTGAACAGCTTCGGGCTCGAGAAGGGCGCCGTCGCTTCCTCTGTCGGCCATGACAGCCACAACATCATCATCGCAGGCACGAACGAGAGCGACATGCAGATCGCACTCAAGGCCATCGAGGAAAAGCAGGGCGGCGTTTGCGTCGTCATGGACGGCAAGGTGACCGCGATGGTGCCGCTTCCGGTCGCCGGTCTGCTTTCCGACAAGCGTGTGCACGAGGTGGCCGAAGAGGTGAAGGCACTGAAGGTCGAGTGGGAAAAAGCCGGCTGCACGATTGCCTACATGGGCTTCAACCTCATCCCGCTGTCGGTCATCCCCGAGATCCGCATCACCGACAAGGGGCTTGTGCTGGTGCCGGAGATGGGGCTGCAACAACTGTTCGAGACCATCTGA